A single genomic interval of Nostoc commune NIES-4072 harbors:
- a CDS encoding ferrochelatase encodes MVATPEKVQHTHEHLSGKDRVAVLLMGYGEVESYEDFANYNEQALNLLTAKFAPVPTWIYPPLAKLLALFDRHEWGHTHHDFISPHNAIFEQQRAGIEKNLQEKWGDKVQVFKAFNFCAPFLPNQVLAEIKNQGFEKLLIYPLLVVDSIFTSGIAIEQVNNALVELTDGEEHWVKAQRYIPSFFNEPAYIDLMAHLVEEKIAELAAAYLPSQIGIVLMNHGCPHKAKGFTSGIAESEAMYDLVRDKLINRYPLISVGWLNHDTPLIDWTQPNAEQAANNLIQLGAKVVIFMPIGFATENHETLLDVHHIIHALEKQHPGTNYVQMACVNDHPEFLAMVAQWADAHIAELLSEQALAVNPQVAGDHHHHHHHHH; translated from the coding sequence GTGGTTGCCACGCCGGAAAAAGTACAACACACCCACGAGCATCTATCAGGTAAAGACCGTGTAGCCGTACTGCTTATGGGCTACGGCGAAGTCGAAAGCTACGAAGATTTCGCCAACTATAACGAACAGGCTTTAAATCTACTGACAGCAAAATTCGCACCAGTCCCAACCTGGATTTATCCTCCTCTGGCAAAGCTTTTGGCGCTATTTGACCGCCATGAGTGGGGACACACACACCACGATTTTATCTCCCCACACAATGCCATCTTTGAACAGCAACGGGCTGGGATTGAGAAGAATTTACAAGAAAAATGGGGTGATAAAGTTCAAGTTTTCAAGGCTTTCAACTTCTGCGCCCCTTTCTTACCCAATCAAGTTTTAGCAGAAATCAAAAACCAAGGCTTCGAGAAGCTGCTGATTTACCCACTGCTGGTTGTTGATTCTATCTTTACTAGTGGGATTGCGATCGAGCAAGTTAACAATGCTCTGGTTGAGTTGACTGATGGTGAAGAACACTGGGTTAAAGCACAGCGTTATATTCCTTCTTTTTTCAACGAACCAGCTTACATCGATTTGATGGCTCATCTGGTTGAGGAGAAAATTGCTGAGTTAGCCGCAGCTTATCTACCTTCTCAAATCGGTATTGTGTTAATGAATCACGGCTGTCCTCATAAAGCTAAAGGCTTTACTTCTGGGATTGCCGAAAGTGAAGCAATGTACGATTTGGTTAGGGATAAGTTGATTAATCGTTATCCTTTAATCTCGGTGGGTTGGCTTAACCATGACACGCCCCTAATTGATTGGACACAGCCAAATGCAGAGCAAGCTGCAAATAACCTGATTCAACTGGGTGCAAAAGTGGTAATTTTTATGCCTATTGGCTTTGCTACAGAAAACCACGAAACTTTATTGGATGTACACCATATCATCCATGCTTTGGAAAAACAGCATCCTGGTACGAACTACGTGCAAATGGCTTGCGTTAACGATCATCCAGAATTTTTGGCAATGGTGGCCCAATGGGCTGATGCTCATATTGCAGAGTTGTTGTCAGAGCAAGCTTTGGCAGTTAATCCCCAAGTAGCTGGGGATCACCATCACCACCATCACCACCATCATTAA
- a CDS encoding NADPH-dependent FMN reductase: MVKIVGIGGSLRPNSYTQVALLLAVQRVEALGAEVEIIDLRQLQLPFCTGAKEYPEYPDVLRLQDTVSRADGLILATPEYHGSVSGVLKNALDLMSFEQLSDKVTGLISVLGGQSNSNALNDLRLIVRWVHGWVIPEQIAIGQAWGAFSPEGKLLDEKLSQRFDQFAQSLVDNTRKLRGVD, encoded by the coding sequence ATGGTGAAAATTGTTGGCATTGGTGGTAGTTTAAGACCCAACTCCTATACCCAGGTTGCTTTACTTTTAGCTGTGCAAAGGGTAGAAGCCCTTGGAGCAGAGGTAGAAATTATTGATTTAAGACAGTTGCAGCTACCGTTTTGCACTGGCGCAAAGGAGTATCCAGAATACCCAGATGTTTTGCGGTTACAAGATACAGTCAGCCGCGCTGATGGGTTAATTTTAGCTACACCTGAGTATCATGGTAGCGTTAGTGGTGTCCTGAAAAATGCCCTAGATTTGATGAGCTTTGAGCAACTGTCTGATAAAGTGACAGGATTAATCAGTGTATTAGGGGGTCAGTCTAATAGTAATGCTTTAAACGACCTACGGCTAATTGTCCGATGGGTGCATGGTTGGGTGATTCCAGAACAAATTGCGATCGGACAAGCTTGGGGTGCATTCAGTCCTGAAGGCAAGTTGCTAGATGAAAAACTATCTCAAAGATTTGATCAATTTGCTCAGAGTTTAGTTGATAACACTCGCAAGCTGCGGGGTGTTGATTAA
- the ftsH gene encoding ATP-dependent zinc metalloprotease FtsH, translating to MTNLGKKPLIKRQSPKRGAWVGAIAASLIMLPGIFGSTPVLAQKAESTSLNYGDLIKKAKAGEIQKVELDETEQLAKVYLKGQKADTPPQQVRLLAQNTELINILKDKNVDFGEVSSANSRAAVGLLINLMWILPLVALMLLFLRRSTNASSQAMNFGKSKARFQMEAKTGVKFEDVAGVEEAKEDLEEVVTFLKQPERFTAVGARIPKGVLLIGPPGTGKTLLAKAIAGEAGVPFFSISGSEFVEMFVGVGASRVRDLFKKAKENAPCLIFIDEIDAVGRQRGAGIGGGNDEREQTLNQLLTEMDGFEGNTGIIIIAATNRPDVLDAALLRPGRFDRQVMVDAPDLKGRLEILKVHARNKKIDPSVSLEAIARRTPGFTGADLANLLNEAAILTARRRKEAVTLLEIDAAVDRVVAGMEGTALVDSKSKRLIAYHEVGHALVGTFLEGHDPVQKVTLIPRGQALGLTWFTPNEEQGLISRSQLKARITATLGGRAAEEIVFGKPEVTTGAGNDLQQVTGMARQMVTRFGMSELGPLSLENQSGEVFLGRDWMNKSEYSEEIAAKIDSQVREIVNKSYIRAIELLQENRIVLERLVDLLIEQETIEGDLFRKIVADNTQVADAQIAIPH from the coding sequence ATGACAAATTTGGGAAAAAAACCATTGATAAAAAGACAGTCGCCAAAGCGTGGTGCTTGGGTTGGTGCGATTGCAGCTAGTTTGATTATGTTACCAGGAATTTTTGGGAGTACTCCCGTCTTGGCACAAAAGGCAGAAAGCACCTCTTTAAATTATGGTGACTTGATCAAGAAAGCGAAGGCGGGAGAAATCCAAAAAGTAGAGCTTGACGAAACAGAACAGCTAGCAAAGGTTTATCTCAAAGGGCAAAAGGCTGATACACCACCGCAACAGGTGAGACTTCTGGCACAAAACACAGAGTTGATTAACATCCTTAAAGATAAGAATGTTGATTTTGGTGAAGTTTCTTCAGCTAATAGTCGAGCTGCTGTTGGACTGTTGATCAATCTCATGTGGATTTTGCCATTGGTAGCTCTAATGCTATTGTTCCTGCGTCGCTCTACTAATGCTTCTAGCCAAGCGATGAATTTCGGTAAATCCAAAGCTCGCTTCCAAATGGAAGCAAAAACTGGAGTAAAATTTGAAGATGTAGCCGGGGTTGAAGAAGCTAAAGAAGACCTCGAAGAAGTTGTAACTTTCCTGAAACAGCCAGAAAGATTTACCGCAGTAGGCGCACGTATTCCCAAAGGAGTGTTGTTAATTGGCCCTCCGGGTACTGGTAAAACTTTACTAGCAAAAGCGATCGCAGGTGAAGCAGGTGTACCATTCTTCAGTATTTCCGGTTCAGAATTCGTAGAAATGTTTGTTGGTGTGGGTGCATCTCGCGTGCGCGACCTCTTCAAGAAAGCCAAAGAGAATGCCCCTTGTCTAATATTTATCGATGAAATTGACGCAGTAGGTAGACAACGGGGTGCTGGTATCGGTGGCGGTAACGATGAGCGCGAACAAACCCTGAATCAACTGCTCACCGAAATGGATGGTTTTGAAGGTAACACAGGCATTATTATTATTGCTGCCACTAACCGCCCAGATGTTCTAGATGCAGCGCTGCTCAGACCAGGACGCTTTGACAGACAAGTGATGGTGGATGCACCGGATCTTAAAGGGCGACTAGAAATTTTGAAAGTCCACGCGCGGAATAAGAAAATTGATCCTAGCGTATCATTAGAAGCGATCGCTCGTCGCACTCCTGGTTTTACTGGCGCAGACTTAGCCAACTTACTCAACGAAGCTGCCATTCTTACTGCTAGGAGGCGCAAAGAAGCTGTTACCCTTTTAGAAATTGATGCTGCTGTCGATAGAGTCGTTGCAGGTATGGAAGGTACCGCCTTAGTAGACAGCAAAAGCAAGCGGTTGATTGCCTATCATGAAGTTGGACATGCTTTAGTTGGTACATTCCTCGAAGGGCATGACCCTGTACAAAAAGTTACACTCATTCCACGGGGACAAGCACTAGGATTAACTTGGTTTACTCCCAACGAAGAACAGGGTTTAATTTCGCGTTCCCAACTCAAAGCTAGGATTACTGCCACTTTGGGTGGTCGCGCCGCCGAGGAAATTGTTTTTGGGAAGCCAGAAGTGACCACAGGTGCAGGTAATGACCTACAACAAGTTACAGGAATGGCACGGCAGATGGTGACACGCTTCGGGATGTCAGAATTAGGCCCATTGTCACTAGAAAATCAGAGTGGAGAGGTATTTTTGGGGCGTGACTGGATGAATAAATCAGAATATTCTGAGGAAATCGCCGCCAAAATTGATTCACAGGTGCGCGAAATTGTTAACAAATCCTACATTAGAGCAATAGAACTATTGCAAGAAAACCGCATAGTTTTGGAGCGTTTAGTAGATTTGTTAATAGAACAGGAAACAATTGAAGGCGATTTATTCCGCAAAATTGTTGCTGACAATACCCAGGTAGCCGATGCACAAATAGCTATACCTCATTAG
- a CDS encoding RloB family protein: MARTKANSRGYSLRKVNTREVKQRFLIVCEGAKTEPNYFRSFRVPKNVAEIDVQGLGENPSKLVQSAKELNKQEEYDQVWCVFDRNSWTIEDFNNAIKNAEAQGFKVAYSNEAFELWYVLHFEFLNTGIPRSDYLRKLTSLFGRTYEKNSETIYDELFEKQGIAIKNAENLLKQYAPHIPAKDNPSTTVHLLVQELNKFIL, encoded by the coding sequence ATGGCTAGAACAAAAGCAAACTCTCGTGGATATTCACTGAGAAAAGTTAATACTAGGGAAGTCAAGCAGAGATTCTTAATCGTATGTGAAGGAGCAAAAACTGAACCTAACTACTTTAGAAGCTTTCGTGTCCCTAAGAATGTCGCTGAAATAGACGTGCAGGGTTTAGGAGAGAATCCCAGCAAACTAGTTCAAAGCGCCAAAGAACTGAATAAGCAAGAAGAGTATGATCAGGTTTGGTGTGTTTTTGATCGTAATTCTTGGACTATAGAAGATTTTAATAACGCTATTAAAAATGCTGAGGCTCAAGGGTTTAAAGTAGCTTATTCTAATGAAGCATTTGAATTATGGTATGTTTTACATTTTGAATTTCTCAATACTGGTATTCCTCGAAGTGATTATCTGAGGAAGTTAACTTCTTTATTTGGTCGGACATATGAGAAAAATAGCGAAACGATTTATGATGAGCTATTTGAGAAGCAAGGTATTGCTATTAAAAATGCTGAAAATCTTCTTAAACAATATGCTCCTCACATTCCAGCTAAAGATAATCCATCAACAACGGTACATTTATTAGTACAGGAACTCAATAAGTTTATTCTGTAA
- a CDS encoding AAA family ATPase, translated as MLIEFSVGNYRSFKEQVTFSMVAANLVTKDKKLDENNVFEIDNDLKLLKSAAIYGANASGKSNLATALGFMRWFMINSSKETQSTEKIGVERFKLSTETEAKPSFFEIIFLMSGKRYRYGFEATIEKVVSEWLFYVPKSKETKLFERKLDKISVSKTYKADGIQQKTRHNALFLSVSAQFNVQIAEKILDWLTNRVQLISGLDDRGYRGYTVNCLMNNENKNEIIQLLNKLDLGFGDIKLEEIEVTVDYWSSEVPDEIKSIILKNGARKVTTVQTMHQKFDKKGNPVSTEIFNLYVQESEGTQKVFALAGPLVDTLKNGRVLIIDEFDARIHPLISRAIVELFNSNETNPNNAQLIFMTHDTNLLNNKLFRRDQIWFTEKNRYGATDLYSLAEYKISDDAPFESDYIQGRYGAIPYIGNLNHLIDSHG; from the coding sequence ATGCTTATTGAATTTAGTGTCGGTAACTACAGATCGTTTAAAGAGCAAGTCACTTTTAGTATGGTGGCAGCAAACCTTGTCACAAAAGACAAAAAACTCGACGAAAACAACGTTTTTGAAATAGATAATGATTTAAAACTACTTAAAAGCGCCGCAATATACGGTGCAAATGCTAGTGGTAAAAGTAATTTGGCTACAGCTTTAGGTTTCATGAGATGGTTCATGATTAATTCTTCTAAAGAAACTCAAAGTACGGAAAAAATAGGTGTTGAGCGATTTAAACTCAGCACTGAAACCGAAGCTAAACCATCTTTTTTTGAAATTATATTTTTAATGAGTGGTAAGAGATATAGATATGGATTCGAGGCAACTATTGAGAAAGTTGTTTCTGAATGGTTATTCTATGTCCCTAAATCAAAAGAAACTAAACTTTTTGAGCGCAAACTGGACAAAATTAGTGTTTCTAAAACATATAAAGCTGATGGCATTCAGCAAAAAACAAGACATAATGCCCTTTTCTTGTCTGTATCTGCTCAATTTAATGTCCAGATTGCAGAGAAAATCTTGGATTGGCTAACAAACAGAGTTCAACTTATCTCTGGTTTAGATGATCGAGGCTATCGAGGATATACAGTTAATTGTTTAATGAATAATGAAAATAAAAATGAAATTATTCAGTTGCTCAACAAACTAGATTTAGGATTTGGTGATATTAAATTAGAAGAAATTGAGGTTACTGTTGATTATTGGTCTAGTGAAGTACCAGATGAAATCAAATCAATAATATTAAAAAATGGCGCAAGAAAAGTAACAACAGTTCAAACCATGCACCAAAAATTTGATAAAAAAGGAAATCCTGTATCTACAGAGATTTTTAACTTATATGTTCAAGAATCTGAAGGTACTCAAAAAGTCTTTGCTTTGGCAGGGCCTCTTGTTGATACACTAAAAAACGGTAGAGTCTTAATTATTGATGAATTTGATGCGAGAATTCATCCTTTAATCAGTCGTGCAATTGTGGAATTATTTAATTCTAATGAAACGAATCCAAATAATGCTCAGTTAATATTTATGACGCACGATACCAATTTGCTTAACAATAAGCTTTTTCGTAGAGATCAGATTTGGTTTACTGAAAAGAATAGATATGGTGCAACAGATTTATACTCTTTAGCAGAATACAAAATATCTGACGATGCGCCATTTGAGAGTGATTATATTCAAGGTAGATATGGCGCAATTCCCTATATCGGAAATTTGAATCATCTAATCGACTCTCATGGCTAG
- the topA gene encoding type I DNA topoisomerase — MIKRLLVVESPGKVKKLSQILGSDWKVLASCGHIRELSNEGDDSLGFVMDGSNVRCNYIPRDQRAKETIQKLKSAVKQVDEVVLATDPDREGETIAWHLKETLGLREPKRVIYTEITPSAVQSAIANPRKLDQNLIGAGLCRDCLDKLVGYKGSPLVWALNNGAKSVGRVQSATLHLICQRENEILTFVPQDYWSVWVDYAEGFRAFYKGTVDSPKDAADQETETHDDAKVGNSPETPESKRVLSEAEATRLVEEAQQHPHQVIHFEGKIVNRQPPPPFTTSSLQQAAGSKLRFAPDKTMVVAQKLYEAGLITYMRTDSVMLSPEFCASARKWLEQNDPPNVPSQVAKHRSSKSAQEAHEAIRPTDVFRPSVQLRLELPDDEFNLYVMIWKRSIASQCRAAQLRKTLVITQSGSLLWSARGQVIEFYGYARYWNNLSKDSVLPSLQQGQALKLENAGHEKKQTQPPPRYSEPKLVQLMERKGIGRPSTYAPTVATLKKRNYVELKKDHLQPTPLGLEVDAFLLKALPDLLEAEFTAKMEDALDAISEGKNSWQHYLTSWNQNYFVPALSKAKTVVASSPTGKANVITERKYETSRTRCPECKNFLAKIPSSKVKKKYFLKCTKGCENVVLFWSDFNKTWQPPQAKTVQAENQQKPPVKMTAYPCPVCKKPLEEYSYIKEGQSKTMLRCSNAQSRKDTKHKDVAYFSTQKGWWSPKFGELGVKS; from the coding sequence ATGATCAAACGCCTGCTTGTGGTAGAGTCTCCCGGAAAAGTCAAAAAACTCAGTCAAATTCTGGGTTCGGATTGGAAAGTTCTAGCCAGTTGTGGTCATATCCGAGAACTCAGCAATGAAGGAGACGATTCCTTGGGCTTTGTCATGGACGGCAGTAATGTTCGGTGCAATTACATTCCGCGTGACCAACGAGCGAAGGAAACAATTCAGAAGCTCAAGTCTGCGGTAAAGCAGGTTGATGAAGTTGTCTTAGCAACAGACCCAGACCGGGAAGGTGAAACAATCGCTTGGCATCTCAAAGAAACGCTGGGTTTAAGGGAACCGAAACGAGTAATTTATACTGAGATTACACCATCGGCGGTGCAGAGTGCGATCGCTAATCCCAGAAAGCTAGACCAAAACTTAATCGGTGCTGGGCTGTGCCGAGATTGCCTAGATAAGCTTGTAGGTTATAAAGGTAGCCCTTTAGTTTGGGCATTGAATAACGGCGCTAAGAGTGTTGGCAGAGTCCAAAGCGCGACGTTGCACCTGATTTGTCAGCGAGAAAACGAAATTCTGACTTTTGTTCCCCAAGATTACTGGAGTGTCTGGGTAGATTATGCGGAAGGATTTCGGGCTTTTTACAAAGGGACGGTCGATTCTCCAAAAGATGCAGCAGACCAAGAAACTGAAACTCACGATGACGCGAAAGTAGGTAATAGTCCAGAAACACCGGAGTCTAAGCGTGTTCTTTCCGAAGCAGAGGCTACACGTTTAGTAGAAGAAGCACAGCAACATCCTCATCAGGTGATTCATTTTGAAGGAAAAATCGTTAACCGCCAGCCACCTCCACCATTTACAACTTCCAGCCTTCAGCAAGCAGCCGGTTCAAAGTTGAGGTTTGCTCCCGATAAAACTATGGTTGTTGCCCAAAAGCTCTATGAGGCAGGGCTTATCACATATATGCGAACAGACTCAGTTATGCTGAGTCCAGAATTTTGTGCCAGCGCCCGTAAATGGTTAGAGCAAAATGACCCGCCGAATGTACCGTCGCAAGTCGCCAAGCATCGCAGTAGCAAATCGGCTCAAGAAGCACATGAGGCGATTCGTCCAACAGATGTGTTTCGTCCCTCAGTTCAGTTGCGTTTAGAACTGCCTGATGATGAGTTTAATTTGTATGTGATGATTTGGAAACGCTCAATTGCCTCTCAGTGTCGGGCTGCTCAATTGCGTAAAACTTTGGTTATTACTCAGTCTGGTTCTCTACTATGGTCAGCTAGAGGGCAAGTGATTGAATTTTACGGTTATGCCCGGTACTGGAATAATCTTAGCAAGGATAGTGTTTTACCTTCATTACAACAGGGACAAGCGCTGAAACTGGAGAATGCTGGACATGAGAAGAAGCAGACGCAGCCACCACCCCGTTATAGTGAACCAAAATTAGTGCAACTGATGGAACGTAAAGGAATTGGTCGCCCAAGTACCTATGCTCCTACTGTTGCTACTTTAAAAAAACGAAATTATGTTGAGTTGAAAAAAGACCATCTGCAACCGACACCGTTAGGGTTAGAAGTTGATGCGTTTTTGCTCAAAGCACTGCCTGATTTACTAGAGGCGGAATTCACAGCAAAAATGGAAGATGCCCTTGATGCAATTTCCGAAGGAAAAAACTCTTGGCAGCATTATTTAACTAGTTGGAATCAGAATTATTTTGTACCAGCGCTTTCCAAAGCTAAAACTGTAGTTGCGAGTTCCCCAACAGGTAAAGCTAATGTGATAACTGAGCGCAAATATGAAACTTCCAGGACGCGATGCCCTGAATGCAAAAATTTTCTCGCCAAAATTCCGAGTAGTAAAGTTAAAAAGAAATATTTCCTCAAATGCACAAAAGGTTGTGAAAATGTCGTGTTGTTTTGGAGCGACTTTAACAAAACTTGGCAGCCACCACAAGCTAAAACAGTTCAAGCTGAAAATCAACAAAAGCCTCCCGTGAAAATGACGGCATATCCCTGCCCAGTATGTAAGAAACCTCTAGAGGAGTACAGTTATATCAAAGAGGGGCAGAGTAAGACAATGTTGCGATGTTCTAACGCACAATCCCGTAAGGATACCAAACATAAAGATGTAGCTTATTTCAGTACGCAAAAAGGATGGTGGAGTCCTAAGTTTGGCGAGTTAGGAGTTAAAAGTTAG